A stretch of the Melitaea cinxia chromosome 14, ilMelCinx1.1, whole genome shotgun sequence genome encodes the following:
- the LOC123659676 gene encoding uncharacterized protein LOC123659676 produces the protein MKNKLGSDTIESERFVGDLSVNLVQQQTPKTTRKEAMAPKIVVCPPVEEISVPATTARGSRLLKALSKRLSRRSTDDDSFGSSSSNDSMSCETGRSEDRSCSASDSSSDSSERHRRHRSTVSLRRVFQNLSLTSRSQSCSPSERQRQPKKQTQPKRILRPPVTYTYVRGLSGLPTQRVPRHTVCCATLGLNR, from the coding sequence ATGAAAAATAAACTGGGAAGCGACACTATTGAAAGTGAGAGATTCGTCGGTGATTTATCGGTGAATCTGGTTCAGCAACAAACGCCGAAGACAACGCGTAAAGAAGCCATGGCTCCCAAGATTGTGGTGTGCCCGCCCGTTGAAGAGATAAGTGTACCTGCTACAACAGCTCGTGGCTCTCGCTTATTGAAAGCACTTAGCAAACGTCTCTCGCGGAGATCGACTGACGACGACTCGTTTGGTAGTTCTAGTAGCAACGACAGCATGTCCTGCGAGACAGGCCGGTCTGAGGATCGTTCTTGCTCAGCGAGCGATTCCAGTAGCGACAGCTCTGAGCGGCATCGACGACACCGATCAACAGTTTCTCTGCGGCGTGTTTTCCAAAATCTTAGTCTAACGAGCCGGTCGCAATCATGTTCACCGTCGGAGCGTCAACGACAACCTAAGAAGCAAACACAACCAAAACGTATTCTTCGGCCACCTGTAACCTACACTTATGTCCGGGGCCTATCCGGTTTACCGACTCAAAGAGTACCGCGACACACAGTCTGTTGTGCTACATTAGGCCTAAATCGGTAA